A stretch of Natronococcus sp. CG52 DNA encodes these proteins:
- a CDS encoding electron transfer flavoprotein subunit beta/FixA family protein, whose product MKILVTVKEVSTVEDEFEIEGTSIAEQYLGADLNEWDDYAIEEAVQIQEAGIADEVVTVTIGPEDCEQTIRQALAKGADRAIRVWDDSLEGVDLLDVGAKTEILRAVVEAEDPDLVLTGVQSGDDTWGATGVSLAEDLGFEWAAVVNHLEHDFEDGRASVRRELEGGVEELTEVEIPAALTIQTGINEPRYASLRGIRQAQRKELDVQSLADLGVDESAVEAEVTVTEMYEPESETDATVWEGSAEETAAELGELLREKGVAP is encoded by the coding sequence ATGAAGATCCTCGTTACGGTCAAAGAGGTCTCGACCGTCGAAGACGAGTTCGAGATCGAGGGTACCAGCATCGCCGAGCAGTATCTCGGCGCCGATCTCAACGAATGGGACGATTACGCGATCGAAGAAGCCGTCCAGATTCAGGAAGCCGGGATCGCCGACGAAGTCGTCACGGTGACGATCGGACCCGAAGATTGCGAGCAGACGATCCGGCAGGCGCTCGCGAAAGGCGCCGACCGCGCCATCCGCGTCTGGGACGACTCTCTCGAGGGCGTCGACCTGCTCGACGTCGGCGCGAAGACGGAGATCCTCCGGGCGGTCGTCGAGGCCGAGGATCCCGACCTCGTGCTGACCGGCGTTCAGTCCGGCGACGACACCTGGGGTGCGACCGGCGTCTCGCTCGCCGAAGACCTCGGTTTCGAGTGGGCCGCCGTCGTCAACCACCTCGAACACGACTTCGAGGACGGCCGCGCCTCCGTCCGCCGTGAACTCGAGGGCGGGGTCGAGGAACTCACCGAAGTCGAGATTCCCGCCGCGCTCACGATCCAGACGGGGATCAACGAACCCCGCTACGCCAGCCTGCGCGGTATTCGTCAGGCCCAGCGCAAGGAACTCGACGTCCAGTCACTGGCCGATCTCGGCGTCGACGAGAGCGCCGTCGAGGCCGAGGTCACGGTGACCGAGATGTACGAGCCCGAAAGCGAAACCGACGCGACGGTCTGGGAGGGAAGCGCGGAGGAGACCGCCGCCGAACTCGGAGAACTGCTCCGCGAGAAGGGGGTGGCACCATGA
- a CDS encoding electron transfer flavoprotein subunit alpha/FixB family protein, which produces MTDVLAVADHRRGELRDVSYEVITAGRQLADDTGGELHVAVISGTVDEFGDKLNREGVDAVHTVDYGEEFNHDVYTQVLTQLYDELAPQYVLAPNSVNGLDYAPAVANALELPIVTDTVGLEADGDTLVANREMYGGKVEVTTELEGTAVATIRGAEWSGAEGTGDASIEAFDAEIDEDAVGSTVTGFEEVGGGDVDISEAEVLVSVGRGIEEEENLEIIRDLADALDATVSSSRPIVDNGWLPKNRQVGQSGKVVTPDVYVAIGISGAVQHVAGMKGSDTIVAINTDPNAPIMDIADYAIHDDLFDVVPALTEEFQ; this is translated from the coding sequence ATGACGGACGTCCTCGCAGTCGCGGACCACCGCCGCGGCGAACTGCGCGACGTCAGCTACGAGGTCATTACCGCTGGCCGCCAGCTGGCGGACGACACCGGCGGCGAACTCCACGTCGCGGTCATCAGCGGCACCGTCGACGAGTTCGGCGACAAACTCAACCGGGAGGGTGTCGACGCCGTCCACACCGTCGACTACGGCGAGGAGTTCAATCACGACGTCTACACGCAGGTCCTCACGCAGCTCTACGACGAACTCGCGCCGCAGTACGTCCTCGCACCCAACAGCGTCAACGGCCTCGACTACGCCCCCGCGGTCGCGAACGCGCTCGAGCTCCCGATCGTCACCGACACGGTCGGCCTCGAAGCGGACGGCGACACCCTGGTCGCGAATCGAGAGATGTACGGCGGCAAAGTCGAGGTAACGACCGAGCTCGAAGGAACGGCCGTCGCGACGATCCGCGGCGCCGAGTGGTCGGGCGCGGAGGGAACCGGCGACGCCTCGATCGAAGCCTTCGACGCGGAGATCGACGAGGACGCCGTCGGTTCCACGGTGACGGGATTCGAGGAGGTCGGCGGCGGCGACGTCGACATCAGCGAGGCGGAAGTGCTCGTCTCCGTGGGCCGGGGCATCGAAGAGGAGGAGAACCTCGAGATCATCCGCGACCTCGCGGACGCGCTCGACGCGACGGTCTCGTCCTCGCGACCGATCGTCGACAACGGCTGGCTGCCGAAGAACCGGCAGGTCGGCCAGTCCGGGAAGGTCGTCACTCCGGACGTTTACGTCGCGATCGGCATCTCGGGCGCCGTCCAGCACGTCGCCGGGATGAAGGGGTCGGACACGATCGTCGCGATCAACACGGACCCCAACGCGCCGATCATGGACATCGCCGACTACGCGATCCACGACGACCTGTTCGACGTCGTTCCGGCGCTCACGGAAGAGTTCCAGTAA
- the ubaA gene encoding SAMP-activating enzyme E1: MSELRLDATQLDRYSRHVIMDEIGPDGQQRLLDGSVLVVGAGGLGSPAIQYLAAAGIGRLGIVDDDVVERSNLQRQIVHGDDDVGRPKVDSAADYVRALNPDVEVEPHETRITADNVGELVSDYGVVLDASDNFGTRYLLNDHCVLTGTPLSHGAIYRFEGQVTTFTNERGEAETGSEDGDSPPCYRCIFPEAPEPGTVPDCATTGVLGVLPGAVGCIQATEVVKYLLEKGDLLEGRLLMYDAMGMTFETVDVLANPECPVCGDDPEIESVEDVAYEGNCGISAD, translated from the coding sequence ATGAGCGAGCTGCGCCTCGACGCGACTCAACTGGATCGCTACTCGAGACACGTAATCATGGACGAGATCGGGCCGGACGGACAGCAGCGCCTGCTCGACGGAAGCGTCCTCGTCGTCGGCGCGGGCGGACTGGGCTCGCCGGCGATCCAGTACCTCGCGGCCGCGGGCATCGGACGGCTGGGGATCGTCGACGACGACGTCGTCGAGCGCTCGAACCTGCAGCGCCAGATCGTCCACGGCGACGACGACGTCGGCCGCCCGAAGGTCGACAGCGCGGCCGACTACGTCCGTGCGCTGAACCCCGACGTCGAGGTCGAGCCCCACGAGACTCGCATCACCGCGGACAACGTCGGCGAACTGGTGAGCGACTACGGCGTCGTTCTCGACGCCAGCGACAACTTCGGAACCCGGTACCTGCTCAACGACCACTGCGTTCTCACCGGGACGCCGCTGTCCCACGGCGCGATCTACCGCTTCGAGGGGCAGGTCACGACGTTCACGAACGAGCGCGGCGAGGCCGAGACCGGGTCGGAGGACGGCGACTCGCCGCCGTGTTACCGCTGCATCTTCCCCGAGGCGCCCGAGCCCGGCACCGTTCCCGACTGCGCCACGACCGGCGTGCTGGGCGTCCTCCCCGGAGCCGTCGGCTGCATCCAGGCCACCGAGGTCGTCAAGTACCTGCTCGAGAAGGGCGACCTGCTCGAGGGACGCCTCCTGATGTACGACGCGATGGGCATGACCTTCGAGACGGTCGACGTGCTCGCGAACCCCGAGTGTCCGGTCTGCGGGGACGATCCCGAGATCGAGTCGGTCGAGGACGTCGCCTACGAGGGGAACTGCGGAATTTCGGCGGACTGA
- a CDS encoding TRAM domain-containing protein translates to MADCPLADDCPSFSERISGMGCQHYGDRGGKEWCNHYNQPIDDLKTQPVKSGEEVIVDVVDMHESGAGVGRTDDGFIVMVDGILPEARARVEITRVHSNHARAEKLELLPMDPEDADEEEDELEDETDDADGDEADSESEAEDEDADEAEDERDSSRPYSRERLGSRENFWGS, encoded by the coding sequence ATGGCAGACTGTCCACTCGCTGACGACTGTCCGAGCTTCTCCGAACGCATCTCGGGAATGGGTTGTCAGCACTACGGTGACCGGGGTGGTAAGGAGTGGTGCAACCACTACAATCAGCCGATCGACGACCTCAAAACCCAGCCTGTCAAGTCCGGTGAGGAGGTCATCGTCGACGTCGTCGACATGCACGAGAGCGGTGCCGGCGTCGGCCGGACCGACGACGGCTTCATCGTGATGGTCGACGGTATCCTCCCGGAGGCACGCGCTCGCGTCGAGATCACGCGCGTCCACAGCAATCACGCACGCGCGGAGAAACTCGAGTTGCTTCCGATGGACCCGGAGGACGCCGACGAGGAAGAAGACGAACTCGAAGACGAAACGGACGACGCTGACGGGGACGAAGCCGACAGCGAATCCGAAGCGGAGGACGAGGATGCGGATGAGGCTGAGGACGAACGCGATAGCAGTCGCCCCTACTCCCGCGAACGTCTCGGCAGTCGCGAGAACTTCTGGGGTTCCTGA
- a CDS encoding HVO_0416 family zinc finger protein produces MATSPNGAGDDVFDEFLADRGHTVERIGWEEEYNKKQCPDCGGLHEQSASSCTVCGWEPSP; encoded by the coding sequence ATGGCAACCTCACCCAATGGTGCCGGTGACGATGTCTTCGACGAATTCCTCGCAGACCGCGGTCACACGGTAGAACGAATCGGGTGGGAAGAGGAGTATAACAAGAAGCAGTGTCCGGACTGCGGCGGACTTCACGAGCAGTCCGCCAGCTCCTGTACCGTCTGTGGATGGGAACCGTCGCCGTAA
- a CDS encoding ABC transporter substrate-binding protein — protein MSVRPKRRELLSAVGVAGFSGLAGCLSSVSGLDVRDGDDGDGGGTDRTLKLGIMQPISGDLGSVGEPIRDAALLPISQVEAEIDLEIEYEVVDTETSPSAGVQGAARLVRDGYPMVNGPAASDVTLQATQQVLIPHRVVSCSPSATTPTITALNDAGLVFRTALSDSLQAVVLAEQAVTDLGRETAATMYVNNDYGWQLSQAFTQAFQATHDGTVTAQVPVNEESDSYAAELDEARADDPSLLVVIGYPETGAQLFTDLGDDKDEIDVLVTDGLRDGELHEEVDRSIDGIRGTAPLVGGPGEGFFTELYEDAYDDEPGIFTAHAYDSTAVLLLANAYAGQNDGTAIRNAMQTVTNGPGEVIDPERLAEGIELAAQGENVEYQGASSSLSFDQNGDATDATFEYWEFDRNADGGIAEIDRVNT, from the coding sequence ATGTCAGTCCGACCGAAGCGCCGGGAGCTCCTGTCGGCCGTCGGCGTCGCCGGGTTCAGCGGCCTCGCCGGCTGTCTCAGTAGCGTCTCCGGGCTCGACGTCCGTGACGGCGACGACGGAGACGGCGGCGGCACCGATCGAACACTCAAACTGGGGATAATGCAACCGATCAGCGGCGATCTCGGCTCTGTGGGGGAACCGATTCGAGACGCCGCGTTGCTTCCGATCAGTCAGGTCGAAGCCGAGATCGACCTCGAGATCGAGTACGAAGTCGTGGATACGGAGACGTCTCCCTCGGCGGGCGTTCAGGGCGCCGCTCGCCTCGTCAGGGACGGCTATCCGATGGTCAACGGACCGGCAGCCTCGGACGTGACGCTGCAGGCGACACAACAGGTACTCATTCCGCACCGGGTCGTCAGCTGTTCGCCGTCGGCGACGACGCCGACGATCACGGCGTTGAACGACGCCGGCCTCGTCTTCCGAACGGCGCTGTCGGACTCGTTACAGGCCGTCGTCCTCGCGGAGCAGGCGGTGACGGATCTCGGCCGCGAGACGGCGGCCACGATGTACGTGAACAACGACTACGGCTGGCAGTTGAGTCAGGCGTTTACGCAAGCGTTCCAGGCGACTCACGACGGGACGGTCACGGCACAGGTTCCGGTGAACGAGGAGAGCGACTCCTACGCCGCGGAACTCGACGAAGCTAGAGCGGACGATCCGAGCCTATTGGTCGTGATCGGCTACCCCGAGACGGGCGCGCAGTTGTTTACCGACTTGGGTGACGACAAAGACGAGATCGACGTGCTCGTCACCGACGGACTACGAGACGGGGAGCTTCACGAAGAAGTCGACCGCTCGATCGACGGAATCCGTGGAACGGCACCGCTGGTCGGCGGTCCCGGCGAGGGGTTCTTCACCGAACTGTACGAGGACGCGTACGACGACGAACCGGGTATCTTCACGGCTCACGCCTACGATTCGACGGCCGTCCTCTTGCTCGCCAACGCCTACGCCGGGCAGAACGACGGAACGGCGATCAGAAACGCCATGCAGACGGTCACTAACGGACCCGGCGAGGTGATCGACCCGGAGAGACTCGCCGAGGGCATCGAGCTCGCGGCGCAGGGGGAGAACGTCGAGTATCAGGGCGCCTCGAGTTCGCTGTCGTTCGACCAGAACGGTGACGCGACGGATGCGACCTTCGAGTACTGGGAATTCGACCGGAACGCGGACGGCGGAATCGCCGAGATTGACAGGGTGAATACGTGA
- a CDS encoding M24 family metallopeptidase gives MTGGGTHHLEDALAGVLERRSATAFVHAGAVRDPTIHYCRPALDSDYLAIAFDGREWHVCSADAVSTHPADALAERLTDGGLAGTLLTPARIPHDAALYLEKAEFSLASSDVVARTRATKTDSERERIETAQAAASAGVRRAASMLTNATVVDGRLTVDGERLTDSRLRTAVDEAVVSAGALPAGNTAVSTATADAIRPDDSIVLEVAPREPGGYHGGLVRTFVVDGDGGRERRAHIGVTRALRSAAALLTADPQSVTAVEADLEAEVRAFGFDDDDGIETRVAGVGLEPHERPSRGSHEVTSGTVVRLDAGVRLDDGRVHVADLLEIGPDGVNWPEAPSRSLDPSNTLE, from the coding sequence GTGACTGGCGGCGGTACGCATCACCTCGAGGACGCGCTGGCTGGCGTCCTCGAGCGTCGCAGTGCGACGGCGTTCGTCCACGCCGGCGCGGTTCGCGACCCGACGATCCACTACTGCCGGCCGGCGCTCGACTCGGATTATCTCGCGATCGCGTTCGACGGCCGCGAGTGGCACGTCTGCTCGGCGGACGCGGTCTCGACGCATCCGGCCGACGCGCTGGCCGAGCGGCTGACCGACGGCGGCCTCGCGGGGACGCTGCTGACGCCGGCGCGAATTCCCCACGACGCCGCACTCTACCTCGAGAAAGCCGAGTTTTCCCTCGCTTCGTCGGACGTCGTCGCCCGGACTCGAGCGACGAAGACGGATTCCGAGCGCGAGCGGATCGAGACCGCGCAGGCGGCTGCGAGTGCGGGAGTTCGGCGGGCGGCGTCGATGCTCACGAATGCGACGGTCGTCGACGGGCGGCTGACGGTCGACGGCGAGAGGCTGACGGACTCTCGCCTGCGGACGGCGGTCGACGAAGCCGTCGTCTCGGCCGGCGCGCTTCCGGCCGGCAACACTGCCGTTTCGACCGCCACAGCGGACGCGATCCGACCCGACGACTCGATCGTCCTCGAGGTCGCACCTCGAGAACCGGGAGGGTACCACGGCGGACTCGTTCGCACCTTCGTCGTCGACGGCGACGGGGGGCGGGAGCGACGCGCCCACATCGGCGTTACCCGCGCGCTTCGCTCCGCGGCGGCCCTGCTTACGGCCGACCCGCAGTCGGTCACCGCCGTCGAAGCCGACCTCGAGGCCGAAGTCAGGGCGTTCGGGTTCGACGACGACGACGGCATCGAGACGCGCGTCGCCGGCGTCGGTCTCGAACCTCACGAACGACCGTCTCGAGGGAGCCACGAGGTTACTTCCGGGACCGTAGTGCGTCTCGACGCCGGCGTTCGACTCGACGACGGCCGCGTTCACGTGGCGGATCTCCTCGAAATCGGTCCCGACGGGGTCAATTGGCCGGAGGCGCCGTCCCGGTCGCTCGATCCGTCGAACACGCTCGAGTGA
- a CDS encoding Tfx family DNA-binding protein has product MIDDVEKLLEEIGFEPETSVLTHRQAQVLALRERDVSQADIADALGTSRANVSSIEASARENVAKARETVAFAEALRAPVRVRVPEGTDLYDVPQLVYDACDEAGVKVDHSAPDLMKVVSDAAGNAISGRQVAASLTVSVTSEGVVQVRHQE; this is encoded by the coding sequence GTGATCGATGACGTCGAGAAACTGCTCGAGGAGATCGGCTTCGAGCCCGAAACCAGCGTGTTGACCCACCGGCAGGCACAGGTGCTCGCGCTGCGCGAACGCGACGTCTCCCAGGCCGACATCGCCGACGCGCTCGGGACCTCCCGCGCGAACGTCTCGTCGATCGAGGCGAGCGCCCGGGAAAACGTCGCGAAGGCGCGCGAGACGGTCGCGTTCGCGGAAGCGCTGCGAGCCCCGGTTCGCGTTCGCGTCCCGGAGGGGACGGACCTCTACGACGTTCCACAGCTCGTCTACGACGCCTGTGACGAAGCCGGCGTCAAGGTCGACCACAGTGCCCCGGACCTGATGAAGGTCGTCAGCGACGCCGCTGGCAACGCCATCTCCGGACGACAGGTCGCGGCGTCGCTGACCGTGAGCGTCACCTCGGAGGGAGTCGTCCAGGTTCGTCACCAGGAGTAG
- a CDS encoding UvrD-helicase domain-containing protein, giving the protein MATTETKVTRLFGGPGSGKTTALLDHVEEILEQEGVTFRDILVVSYTRAAAQEVRERLAERLDESPRALQGNVCTMHAKAYELLDLSRSDVIGESDKEEFCDEYGIEYEDEYSGAGRRTARSTTIGNKVIATSQWLQRTRREVTDWYDVPFQWDQEEVRLPPEIDPNAQEGNKYTPTWPSDDDRIDVPEAIRAWRSYKGEQGKIGFADMLERVKQRSLLPSVDYLVIDEFQDITTLQYDVYEEWKPHMEQVLIAGDDDQVVYSWQGADPALLLEEEVDEDVILPNSYRLPSNVLNAVNREIRHIDQRQDKDLKPRKEGGSVDARANASMLDVVRMVRRALVEGDGTIMVLFRARYQMFQFIDEFITEGVPFRSLTDQRMWTDRLTQYVRAVEAIDRGDDVDGLQARRLADMLQESAFGTNERDDLFDTIDERQEETGIEDLEELMIPGDVIEDHAPFMPDPASAADMVRKVTNFQKKSIRSYFGIGEYQGMATDRVRVGTIHSAKGREADHVFIGTDLTEKVVEQMVATVDDPEDVPGCEEFTKTTSPVPVLTDNERRVFYVGMSRAREQLFVLENLVDGAPTLPIDVLLNNRLTDMTLEELLEQAQAPEPEADEIEAEAP; this is encoded by the coding sequence ATGGCTACTACGGAGACGAAGGTCACCCGGCTGTTCGGTGGTCCGGGGAGCGGGAAGACGACCGCCCTCCTCGATCACGTCGAAGAGATCCTCGAGCAAGAGGGGGTCACGTTCCGGGACATTCTCGTCGTCTCGTACACACGGGCGGCTGCACAGGAAGTTCGCGAACGACTGGCCGAGCGACTCGACGAGAGTCCGCGTGCGCTGCAGGGCAACGTCTGTACGATGCACGCCAAGGCCTACGAGTTGCTCGATCTCTCTCGAAGCGACGTTATCGGCGAGTCCGACAAGGAAGAGTTCTGCGACGAGTACGGCATCGAGTACGAAGACGAGTACAGCGGTGCCGGTCGGCGGACCGCTCGCTCGACGACGATCGGGAACAAGGTCATCGCCACGAGCCAGTGGCTCCAGCGAACCCGACGCGAGGTCACGGACTGGTACGACGTTCCCTTCCAGTGGGACCAGGAGGAGGTACGACTCCCACCCGAAATCGATCCGAACGCACAGGAGGGCAACAAGTACACGCCGACCTGGCCCTCCGACGACGACCGGATCGACGTTCCCGAGGCGATCCGCGCCTGGCGCAGCTACAAGGGCGAGCAGGGAAAGATCGGCTTCGCCGACATGCTCGAGCGCGTCAAACAGCGCTCCCTGCTGCCGAGCGTCGACTACCTGGTGATCGACGAGTTCCAGGACATCACCACGCTACAGTACGACGTCTACGAGGAGTGGAAACCGCACATGGAGCAGGTCCTGATCGCCGGCGACGACGACCAGGTCGTCTACTCCTGGCAGGGCGCCGACCCCGCGCTCCTGCTCGAGGAGGAGGTCGACGAGGACGTCATCCTCCCCAACTCCTACCGACTCCCCTCGAACGTTCTCAACGCGGTCAACCGTGAGATCCGCCACATCGACCAGCGCCAGGACAAGGACTTGAAGCCCCGCAAAGAGGGCGGCTCGGTCGACGCCCGTGCGAACGCGTCGATGCTCGACGTCGTTCGGATGGTCCGGCGCGCGCTCGTCGAGGGCGACGGAACGATCATGGTGCTGTTCCGCGCGCGCTACCAGATGTTCCAGTTCATCGACGAGTTCATCACCGAGGGCGTGCCGTTCCGGTCGCTGACCGACCAGCGGATGTGGACCGACCGGCTCACCCAGTACGTCCGCGCCGTCGAGGCGATCGACCGCGGCGACGACGTCGACGGGCTCCAGGCCCGTCGACTCGCGGACATGCTCCAGGAGTCGGCGTTCGGCACCAACGAGCGCGACGACCTCTTCGATACCATCGACGAGCGACAGGAGGAGACCGGTATCGAGGACCTCGAGGAGCTCATGATCCCCGGCGACGTCATCGAGGACCACGCCCCCTTCATGCCCGATCCCGCCTCGGCGGCCGACATGGTCCGGAAGGTCACCAACTTCCAGAAGAAGAGCATCCGTTCGTACTTCGGCATCGGCGAGTACCAGGGGATGGCCACCGATCGGGTCCGCGTCGGCACTATCCACTCCGCGAAGGGTCGCGAGGCCGACCACGTCTTCATCGGGACCGACCTCACCGAGAAGGTCGTCGAACAGATGGTCGCGACCGTCGACGACCCCGAGGACGTCCCCGGCTGTGAGGAGTTCACCAAGACGACCTCGCCCGTTCCCGTGCTCACGGACAACGAACGCCGCGTCTTCTACGTCGGCATGTCCCGGGCCCGCGAACAGCTCTTCGTCCTCGAGAACCTCGTCGACGGCGCGCCGACGCTGCCGATCGACGTCCTGCTCAACAACCGCCTGACCGATATGACCCTCGAGGAACTGCTCGAGCAGGCCCAGGCTCCCGAACCCGAAGCCGACGAGATCGAAGCCGAAGCGCCGTGA
- a CDS encoding SDR family oxidoreductase — protein MDLDLDGNVALVTASSSGLGFASARALAEEGANVTICGRDEERLAAAREEIAETAAGEVLAVETDITDPDDVSRLVSETVDEFGGLDHLVTSAGGPPSTTFLETSEQDWYQAYDLLVMSVVWTIEEAHPHLLDSDHGTITCITSRTVREVADGLLLSNAVRRGVIGLVKTVSREFAPEIRANAVLPGTIETPRIEELVEARIDRGNYGDYEEGLADLATEIPMNRIGDPRELGEVVTFLSSPRASFVNGVEVPIDGGLLRS, from the coding sequence ATGGACCTCGATCTCGACGGCAACGTCGCACTGGTGACCGCCTCTTCGAGCGGGCTAGGCTTCGCGAGCGCCCGGGCGCTCGCCGAGGAGGGCGCAAACGTAACGATCTGCGGCCGCGACGAAGAGCGGCTCGCGGCGGCACGCGAGGAGATCGCCGAGACGGCGGCGGGCGAGGTGCTCGCCGTCGAGACCGACATCACGGATCCCGACGACGTCTCTCGGCTCGTGAGCGAGACGGTCGACGAGTTCGGCGGACTCGATCACCTCGTCACCTCCGCCGGCGGGCCGCCGAGTACGACCTTCCTCGAGACCAGCGAGCAGGACTGGTACCAGGCGTACGATCTGCTGGTGATGAGCGTCGTCTGGACGATCGAGGAGGCCCATCCGCACTTACTCGATTCGGACCACGGGACGATCACCTGTATCACCTCCCGGACGGTCAGGGAGGTCGCCGACGGCCTCCTGCTGTCGAACGCCGTCCGGCGCGGCGTCATCGGACTGGTCAAGACGGTCTCCCGAGAGTTCGCCCCCGAGATCCGGGCCAACGCGGTGCTGCCGGGGACGATCGAGACGCCGCGTATCGAGGAACTCGTCGAGGCCCGAATCGACCGCGGCAACTACGGCGACTACGAGGAGGGGCTGGCCGACCTCGCGACCGAGATCCCGATGAATAGAATCGGCGACCCGCGGGAACTCGGCGAGGTCGTTACTTTCCTCTCGAGTCCGCGTGCGAGCTTCGTCAACGGCGTCGAGGTGCCGATCGACGGCGGCCTGCTGCGGAGTTAG
- a CDS encoding GNAT family N-acetyltransferase: MSGPAFLIGNSVSLCTVEEEDTEFIHETVNSPEIWKTMQPSRPYPLNEIRSVFSSDSKSSSAVRFLVATETEPVGLVGFSEVNETAGVAELSCWIHPDYSREGYGTEAVELLVEYGFDHCRLHKFVAEVIEFNEPAQHLVEKIGFVKEGRRREQDFVKGEYHDCILYGLLSSEWQQQRR, encoded by the coding sequence ATGTCTGGGCCAGCCTTTCTTATCGGTAATTCAGTGTCGCTCTGTACGGTTGAAGAGGAAGACACGGAGTTCATCCATGAGACCGTCAATTCTCCCGAGATATGGAAGACGATGCAGCCGTCCAGACCATATCCCCTGAACGAAATTCGCTCCGTCTTCTCTTCGGATTCGAAATCATCGTCCGCCGTTCGCTTCCTCGTCGCCACCGAGACGGAGCCTGTTGGCTTAGTCGGATTTTCGGAAGTGAATGAGACCGCAGGCGTTGCGGAACTAAGTTGTTGGATACATCCAGACTACTCCCGCGAAGGCTACGGAACCGAGGCGGTCGAGCTACTCGTCGAGTATGGGTTTGACCACTGTCGGCTTCACAAGTTCGTGGCAGAGGTGATCGAGTTCAACGAGCCAGCCCAACATCTCGTGGAGAAGATTGGCTTCGTCAAGGAGGGGAGGCGACGAGAGCAAGATTTCGTCAAAGGAGAGTACCACGACTGTATCTTGTATGGATTACTCTCCTCCGAGTGGCAACAACAGCGTCGGTAA